In Humulus lupulus chromosome 7, drHumLupu1.1, whole genome shotgun sequence, the following are encoded in one genomic region:
- the LOC133791833 gene encoding uncharacterized protein LOC133791833: MPTSSEVAGLIVGDFGEANFERDVIVEHRTKGIQRIRDLHPNFMSMTYPLIHPYGEDGYRLGIPLRDITESSFKRQKLTMRQHYCFRLQQRLNEGHTLLRSGRLLQQYIADSYMEIEEERFRYPNLFLTFTCNPKWPEINDMIHLIGQKDDNNRANIICRVFEIKLFQLMHDLKKEQPFGKIIACIYTIEFQKRGLPHAHILLFLHSTLKNPSADHIDNIISAEIPNLNVDPNGYNVVNKFMIHGPCGKLNSNSPCMMQDRCTKHFPKKFNDQTTIDTDGFPVYKRRNTGIHVEKKGVLLDNRYVVHYNRNLIVKFDAHINVETASNERLPSHLPGEHTVIFEENKCVENGVCIPGIEKTKFTQWLEANKNYDDARKLTYSDFPISWVWNSKEKTWTRRKNGLTIGRIYFTHPSTGERFYLRMLLNFVKGSTSYESIRTINGVTYPNFKGACYALGLLDDDKEWIDCLTEAAIWATGKELRHLFITILIHCQVSDASQLWKSNYIAFSEDITSLQRKRCRMNDLKLTEQQVEAYTLFKIESIMLKMGKSLKDIDGMPLPNPSLIRDSGNRLVNEEL, translated from the exons ATGCCAACATCATCTGAAGTAGCAGGCTTAATAGTTGGTGATTTCGGTGAAGCGAACTTCGAACGTGACGTTATTGTAGAGCACCGAACTAAAGGAATTCAGAGAATCAGAGATCTGCATCCAAATTTCATGTCTATGACGTACCCATTAATACACCCTTATGGTGAAGATGGATATAGACTTGGCATACCTTTGAGAGACATAACTGAAAGCTCTTTTAAAAGGCAAAAGTTGACAATGAGGCAACATTATTGCTTTAGGTTGCAGCAAAGATTAAATGAGGGTCATACTCTTCTTCGATCTGGTAGACTACTGCAACAATATATAGCTGATTCTTACATGgaaattgaagaagaaagatTTC GATATCCTAATTTATTTCTTACTTTCACTTGCAACCCAAAGTGGCCAGAAATAAATGACATGATCCATTTAATAGGCCAAAAAGACGATAACAATCGGGCCAATATCATATGCAGAGTATTTGAGATAAAGCTATTCCAACTAATGCACGATCTGAAAAAAGAACAACCGTTTGGAAAGATAATCGCAT GTATATACACAATTGAGTTCCAAAAAAGAGGACTGCCTCATGCACACATACTGCTTTTCTTGCATTCGACATTGAAAAATCCTTCAGCAGACCATATTGATAATATAATAAGCGCGGAAATCCCAAACTTAAATGTTGATCCTAATGGTTATAATGTCGTCAATAAATTTATGATTCATGGACCTTGTGGAAAACTTAATTCAAATTCTCCATGTATGATGCAAGATAGGTGCACAAAACATTTTCCAAAAAAATTCAATGATCAAACGACCATCGACACAGATGGCTTTCCAGTCTACAAAAGGAGAAATACAGGTATTCACGTCGAAAAGAAAGGTGTCCTTTTAGATAATCGATATGTAGTCCATTATAACAGGAATTTGATTGTCAAATTTGATGCACATATTAATGTCGAG ACAGCCAGCAATGAAAGATTACCATCCCATTTACCTGGAGAGCACACAGTAATATTCGAAGAAAATAAATGTGTTGAAAATGGTGTTTGCATACCTGGAATAGAAAAAACAAAGTTCACTCAATGGTTGGAGGCAAACAAGAATTATGATGATGCACGAAAGCTAACTTATTCAGATTTCCCTATAAGTTGGGTTTGGAATTCAAAGGAGAAAACATGGACTAGGAGAAAAAATGGATTGACAATTGGAAGAATTTACTTCACGCATCCTTCGACTGGAGAACGCTTCTACTTAAGAATGTTGTTAAATTTTGTCAAAGGGAGCACTTCTTATGAAAGTATTAGAACAATAAATGGGGTGACATATCCTAATTTTAAAGGCGCATGCTATGCTTTGGGATTGTTAGACGATGATAAAGAGTGGATAGATTGCTTGACTGAAGCTGCAATATGGGCAACTGGAAAAGAATTAAGACATCTTTTCATCACGATACTCATTCACTGTCAGGTTTCTGATGCATCACAACTTTGGAAATCTAATTATATTGCATTTTCAGAAGACATAACTTCATTGCAAAGGAAAAGATGTAGAATGAATGATCTTAAGTTAACTGAACAACAAGTTGAAGCATACACATTGTTCAAGATTGAAAGTATCATGCTGAAGATGGGAAAAAGTTTGAAAGATATAGATGGAATGCCCCTGCCTAATCCATCTTTGATAAGAGACTCGGGAAATAGATTGGTTAATGAAGAGCTCTAA
- the LOC133791834 gene encoding uncharacterized protein LOC133791834 — translation MRLYNGSLTDFEDAKITSFDKWMLQIGDGSLYDDIDRQLIKLPSDIAINPSQDPMKSIVKVIYPSLLQNYNDLAYLTERAILTPKNEMVYELNEMIMNIIPGEGRTYFSINSICKASVKTNDEDLLYPAEFLHGLKFNGIPNHEMRLKECAPVMLLRNLNQT, via the coding sequence ATGAGGCTCTATAATGGAAGCTTGACTGATTTTGAGGATGCTAAAATAACTTCTTTTGACAAATGGATGTTGCAGATTGGAGATGGTTCATTATATGATGACATTGATAGACAATTAATTAAGCTTCCTTCTGATATTGCCATAAATCCATCTCAAGATCCAATGAAATCCATAGTTAAAGTTATCTATCCATCACTTTTACAAAATTACAACGATCTTGCATATTTGACAGAAAGAGCAATACTAACACCAAAAAATGAAATGGTCTATGAACTAAATGAGATGATTATGAATATTATACCAGGTGAAGGGAGAACATATTTTAGCATAAACAGTATATGCAAAGCAAGTGTAAAGACAAATGATGAAGATCTTTTGTATCCAGCTGAATTTTTGCATGGTTTGAAATTTAATGGCATCCCTAATCATGAGATGCGACTTAAGGAATGTGCTCCTGTAATGCTCCTTAGAAATCTAAATCAAACATAA